DNA sequence from the Falco peregrinus isolate bFalPer1 chromosome 16, bFalPer1.pri, whole genome shotgun sequence genome:
AAACAAAACACTCCCAGGTTttatgacttttcaaatatgaatATAGCTGCTATTTGATTGCAGGATGCCCGATAGGAAATAGCCTTAACTTTTAGATTTTCTGGGGACACCTCAGTCACTGCTCAGCAATCTCTGCTGTTTGCACACAGGCATAATTAAGTATCTGTTTCCCAGCACACAGAGCTGTTACATCAGCCTATCCCTCTGCGATTTCCTACCTTGCATCCTTTTTACATCAGTCTACGGTACCCTCGGGCACAATTACTGGAATCTGTAACGTCATGCTAAATATTGCACCTAGATCATCGTTCTTTCACCATGTCAAGAGATTACACAGAATCAAACAACACATTAGTCAAAAAATTACTACCATTAACTCTACACCCCTGATCCTCAACAAGATTTTAGTTGCAGCAGTGTTACCTCGCAGCATTTCAGACAGGTGTTGTCAGTTACAAAGGACCTCTTGGAGGAACAGTCTGAGCATTTTCCACTTAGATTAAAACGCAACAGTTTGTCCTGTGTGAACCGTTAACTTTTGTAAATGCCACCTGCCCTAACACAGGTATGAATTTACCTCCAAGCCAGGCTCTCAGTTAAAGGCGCAAACACATCTCCTCCCTGTAAGAACACTAAAGCAAGCAGTTATACAAGCTTTCTATTTTGATAACTTGTTACACTAGTGTATCACCCTGGGACTTTGTATCACAAGCTATTTATTGCTCCTACAAAGGTCGGCAGTGTCAGGCAAGTCTCAGACATCACGCCTGAAAAGCCATCTCGTACATCTGTAGCATCACAACACTTACGAAGACAaatttattattactatttacCTGAATCCTAGCACATATCAGAAATTTTTTAATGCACAAACTCCTCGTAAACACATTACACTTCCAGTTTGTGCTCAAAAGCCCAGTTCCAGATTACATCCTTTTTATAAACGACTGCTGAATTACAGTAGTCTCTTAAATGGAAGTGGGATTATTACTGCACTTCGTATTGAAACTTCAGTGGCTTACTGCAGCATGTCTTAACCCACAACAGAAGAGCTCTTTCTACAAGAGAAGACATTTATAACCCAAGCAGGCTTGTCCCAAGTCCTAACGTTCACAATGCTTGAGGTCTCAATCACACTACATGCATGACAAGTCCCTAAAATACATCATCAACATTATTCATAACAGAAACCCGtactttccaaaggaaaaacttACACCACAGTTCTCATGTTTCTCCCATGACGAAAACTGCCTTACAACacaaatacagaatgaaaactaCATCTTAAACGGAAAATTTAACTTCAAGTctagaaaagaaatttaaagacATTATCTGCCCATTATCTGAATCACAAACTCTACCATCACGTGTAAAGGATGAGGCACACATAAATAATTAGACCAGAAGCTCACGCGGGCATGATCTGGCCGGAATCCTGGCACAAGTGACCTCATCCACTCACATACTACCTAGCACAAtgtgggtttgttggttgttggtttttgttggttttttttagcatccccaaaacacaaaaccataaACAAAAGTATATACCTTTTTCCGCTTGGTATTTCTACATTTCCCACCAGAAAGAATGCCATGCTGCACAGTGACCCCACAATTACGTTTTTCCAACTGCACCCGACAAACAGTTAAGTGACTACGTTCAGAAGTGACCAAAGTCGGCCTCTCTGCTCCTTTTAAACCAGGTGTCCCTTTCTTCTCCGCTGTTTGAAAGGCTGCCTTGAAATTTAAAGGATTATACGGATCATCTGAGGTACAGAACGAATTCCAAAGTTTCAAGTTTTCTGCCTCATCCACACTGCTACAGTCCCATTCGTCCTCCTCTTCAGAACTAGGGCGAGGAGACCCTGAGGACTCCTCTGCCCATGAAgaatcttcctcctcctcctcctccacctcttcCACATCTGACATATCTTTTCCTGGCTCACTGGAAGATGTCTGAATGGTGGCTGTGAAGTTCTGAGGGTTGTACGGATCCAAACTGTAAAAGGAATTCCAGAGATGGAGCCTTTCCCCGTCCTGGCTACCGGCCTCCGAATCTGAGGGGAGCCCTTCACTGTCAAACCCatcgtcatcatcatcatcccaGTCTTCCTCGTCATCTGCGCTGTCCTCCCCACTGGAAACTCCCCCCATGATATAGTCTATTAATTTATTCGCACAGGCAGGTCTGGCTGAAACCGGCAGGTTTGGCTCTATTTCGGagtcctcctcatcctcctcagCTGAGGCTTCCCCCACAGGTGCCGCTTCCTCAGCTGAACCCCTCAACCCCTCCTGCTCCAAGCGACCACCTCCGGGCTGTCTCCCCGCGTCGCTCGGCTCCTCGGGCCGCTTCAGCTCCCCGGCATGGCACCGCTGCTCCCGCTGCCCCCCTACCTCTTCCTGACAAGCgcccttgtgctgctgctcctcctccaggctgTGGTAGCCGTGGTCCGGGTCCGGCACGGCCAAGTGCCACCGCTGGAGAAAGGCCAAGCGCTTGCTGCGGAGGAACTCGGCCTCCGGCAGGGCGGCCCGGGCGGGGCAGCCTCgccaggcggcggcggggaccTCGGCccgcaggggctggggcaggtggctCTTGCCGGAGCAGCCGGCCTGGCCCTGCTCCGGGCCCAGCACGTACAAGTCCACACGCGGGCCGGGGAAGGACACCAGGCTGCTCCGCACCAGCCCGGCTCCCCAGAGGCCCGGTGGGGCCTCCTTCTCCCGCTCTCGCCCCTTCTCCAGGGGCTCCTCCGCCCACGGCAGCGTCTCCTCGGGCCAGTCCAGCGAGGCGGCCGGctcgggcagcagcagcagcgggccCTTGGGCGGCTGCCCGCTGGCGGGGCAGAGGGCACTGCTCAGCGTGGGGCCGGGCAGCAGCCGCTGCAGCAACGCGGGCAGCGGGGAGAGGAGCTGCGACATCAGCCGCAGCCAGGAGAAGGGCGGGCTCGCCTGGGGCGAGCCGCCGGCAGGGGCCGCGCTGGGCCCGGCCAGCTTAGGCCAGGCCGCGGCCAAGCCTAGCCAGGCCCGCCCCAGGCCGGGGCCGGCGCGATCTCGGCCGCTCGGCTCCATGAGCGCCGGCGAGGGGCAGAGGAGACTCTTCAGCGCTCCCAGCGGTGCGGTCGGGCCTGCGGAGCGGCGCTCCGTccaggggctgcggggcggcggaCGGCGGGCGGCTGCTCTCGGGTACTCGGCTCCATCCTGCTGCGGGCGGCGGCACAAAATGGCGGCGCGGGGCCCAGCGCAGCGCCTCAACCCGCCCGCGGCCGGCGCCGGCCCAACGCGCaggcgcccgcccgcccccgccccgtcACCGCGCGTCGCCGGCCCCCATTGGCCAGCGGCGCGGCGTCAGGGAAGCCACGCCCCccgggcggccgccggcggggcggaGACACCGCCCCTCCTTCCGCGTGGGGATTGCATCAGCCGGAGGGCGCCGCGCGGCAGCGCCCCCTCTGGCGGCGAGGGGAAACAGCGGGGGGGCAGCCACGTCCGGGGGGACGCCCGGGTCCgggggcaggcagaggtgcAGGCAGATGTGCAAGTAAAGATGCGGGCAGATGTGCAGGCCGAGATGCAAGAAGATGTGTGGGCACAGGCGCAGGTAGATGTGCAGGCAGAGATGCAAGAAGATGTGCAGGTAGAGGTGGGGGCAGATGTGCAGGCTGAGATGTAAGAAGATGTGTGGGCACAGGCGCAGGCAGATGTGCGGGCAGATGTGCAGGCAGGGCCCACACAGCACCCCGTGCGTTTCATCTCCTTTATTTTCACGCCACCGTGTTACAGGCAGGAGGGTCCCGACGCAGGGGggtgccagctccagcagccccagccgctGGTGGGGCCAggctgctcccccctcccccttcaaCTCCCGCTAGAtacaatatttaaaacttttaatatAAAGGTTAAGTTCATTATTCTCGATCCTGAGAAACATTTCATCCGTTTACGGAGCTCTTGCTGTAAACAAAGCACCACAGGCACCAAGCCCGCACCCCAGCGCAGGCATCCCCGGCTCTGGCGCTGGACGGCAGATGAGGAGATGTCCCCACAACCATGGGGACAAGAAGGGTGGCCGGCTGTCCCCTTCCCATGGCATCAAGGGGGTCACCGGCACCACGCACGGCCCCGCCACACCGCTCTCCTTTGGGAGCGAATTCCCCGGGATGAGAATTGCCCGGctccaggcaggcagctcctggctggagAAGCACCCGGAGCTCTGTGGGTCCACACGCCCCCAGCCCACTCacctcccttctcctctctgtCCCGGTGCCCAGCCGCACGCTACTcgttattaaaaaaaattaaaatacaaatatccCAAAGGAAGAAATACCCTCCCCAAAGTGCCCCACCggtcctccctgcccctccctccCCGTGTTGCTCCCTTGACACAAGGTAAACTTAAAAAAGAAGACGCCTGTGGCAGCGCCCATCGGTACCCGGTCCCTATGGGCACATCCCAGAGggggcagagccacagcagcGGTGCCGTGGGTTCCCAGCCCTGGCGGGGGGACCTCAGAGGGTGCCATGGCCGCGGGATCCCAGGGCGAACCAGCCCATATTCTCCTGCGCCAGGTCGAGGTCCCGCAGGCGGATGCCGACCTCTCCGAGGAGGATGTTCTCCCAGAAGCCTTCCTCGCTCAGCACGCTCAGACGCAGCTCCCGCTGCTGTAGGTCCCCCCTGGGGATCCCGTCGTAGACCAGCTGCGGGGGCAGAACGGGGCAGACCCTCAGCTACAgcccgccaccccccaccccccccccgcaagACCCCCTgacccccatccccatcccacgTACCATCTCATTGTAAGTGGGGTTGCAGGTTTTCCGGGCcactttggttttcctcttggttgttttttgggggtcAGGCAGCAGGTAGGTCTTGACGTAGGGGTCAGGGTCATTGCCATCCTGCAACggtggctgtggggcagagcagggggtgCCCTGTGAGTGCAGCGGTGGGGCAgacccccatccctgctgccaccgGGCACCGTGCACCTACCAGCCCCCTGATGTGCATCACCATGATGAAGAGCTTGTTGTTCTTGTAGGAGATGGAGAGCTTCACCTCCCCACCGACCTTCCCTAGGGGCCGGGCCCATGTGGCGTctggaagagaggagaggagggggcgCAGGTGGGACGGGAGCCCCCCGCCATCACCCCTCACGGTGCCGAATGGCTGCCAGcgctgccaccagccctgctaCCTGCTGGCTTTGGGGTCGGGTTTGTGCCAGCCGCCTTCTCGtcccgtggcagggggtggaaGAAGGTGTAGATGAGGTCACACTGCGGGGCGAGGAGGTGACGTTAGCGGTGATGGAGGTGACCACGTCCTCCACCTTTCGGGACCGGTGCACAGTGCACGTGGCAATGGCTTACGCACACGGTGCATGCGCTGATGCTTCACGTGGTGCATTGGCCACCAAGCACCTTCCCACCTCACCGGCAACCCTGGCATCGTCCCCATCTCTCAAGAGGCAGCagcccccatcccaccctgctgGGACGCCCCCCCCAGCTCCACACCTCTGCCACCTCGGGCGCAGCATGGATAAGGTGCCAGATGTAGCCGTTCAACTCCTCCTTGCGCCGTTCAGCCACCGCTTCGCCCCGTGACCGTCCGATGACAAACCTGCTGGGGAAGCTGTGGGGACGGATGCTCAGCAAAGCCCAGGGGGCGGTGGGGAGCCCCAGGGGTCTGTGAGGGTCTGCAGGGGTACCTGGGCAGCagtgaggaggggaagaggaggcgCAGCTTGTTGTGCAGCTCCTGGAACTCCTCGAAGGTGCGCTGCACGAAGGTCACCTCTCCTGGGCTCTCCCGCTGCACCTTCACCACGTAGGTCTGCAGAGAGATGGGCTGTGGCATGGGGATGgggaccctggggtgccccGAGCACAGACGGGGCTGGGAACTTGAGAAATGCTTGAGCTGTCACTTTGCCTGTCCCCAACTGTCCCCACTCACGTAGCCCTTGCTGGGGTTGAAGACCCTCTCGTGGCGGCAGAGGAAGATGTCGCGGATCCGGCCGGACGTCTTGATGGTGTGCGTGCGGGGAGCGAAGGAGAGGGTTGGCCGCGTGTCGGAACCCGTGAACTTCATCTGCGCCAGGTTGTGGATGAAGAAGTTGAGCTTGGTGGCCACACTGCCCAGGCTGGACTCGATCAACCTGCAATGAGGCCACCACGTGCTCAGCACAGAGAAGCCCGTCAGTGTGCTGAGCTGGAGCTGGTGCCTCCATCCGGGGGCTCCCTCCAtcctctcctgccccaccaGACACCCGTGTCCTCTACCTGGTGAAGTAGGTGGTGGCATCAGCATCAGAGTCCTGTGGCCTCAGGGCATCGTAGACATACTTGAGGTCCTCCAGGTCAGAGAGCTCAGGGATGCCACAGGACAGCATCTGGGAGGCAAGGCAGGGGGTGAGGGCAGGTGGTGGCAGGAGGACCCCTCTGCCATGCCTGGGGGGGTGGGCGTGTGGCCCCCTGGCTCTCACCAGCCCTAGCAGGTTGAGGAAGAGGTGGGTGTGCTTGCGGATCAGGTTGTAGGCCTGGCAGCACAGGTCAACGAAGTCGTGGAAGCGGCTGGAGGGCTTGTCCCCCCCGTTGATGACGTACGCCATGTCCGAAGTGAAGACGAACGGTGCCCGGTCCCTGCATCGGGGAGGGAGGGACAGAAAGTGAGCACAGCCAGGGGTCACCCACCCCTGGGATGAGAAGAGGGGCTTCACCCACAAAATCACCCCACAGGGATGAGCCCGAGCAAGGGGGAAGGAGATGCCGAGGGTATTTCTCACCTCTTGATGTTGCCAAACATCTGTGCGTGGCCCAGGAACCTGCCAAAGTCAATGTGGAACATGTGGCCGGTGGTCTTGAGCATGATGTTGTCATTGTGCCGGTCGCAGATCCCCAGCACGTAGGTGGCCACACAGCAGCCGGCACACGAGTAGATGAAGTTTTCCACGgcctgggaggagggagggagggagggaaggagcaacTGGGTGTGGAGAAAGGCTGGACACATTGCGAAGCGAAGGGTCTCATCCTTCGGGGGTGCATGAGGAGCAGGGACCCTGCCAGGCTCCTCCTCACCTTCTCATACTCATCCTCCTCGGGGTTGTGTTTCTGCAGCCAGTCTGCCAGCGGCCGGTCTTTGAAGGAGCCCGTCACACCATGTTCCACCTGGATTTTGCGTAGGGTCTCGGCGTTGGGGATCATCTCCACCATGCCTGGCAGCCGAGACAGCAGGGTGAGACCCATCCATCCCACCTGGGGGGCACCGAGACCCCAGCCCCCCTTGCCACCAACCCAGCCGCTCCCCAGCCATCACCGTTGAGTGACAGCCTGCAAAGCCATGTTCCGACAGACGGGCTGGTGGGACCAGACCCGAAGGTGGATCACAGCTACCCACAGCAGCTCTTCTCTAGCTGAGCCTCAGGACCTCCCATGCCGTCACCAGCCTGAGAGCATCGTGACCTGGGGCTCGATGCCACCGGGGGACGGCCCGATACTGGGTTACCTCGTCCGCGGCCGGTGGAGAAGCAGCGGAAGATGACCATGCGCATGTCCAGCCCCTCCTGCACCCAGATCTTGTTCATGATCCGGATCATCTGCAGCGTCAGCATGTCCTGCCGCAGGTCGTCACCACACTGCGAGAAGGAAGAGCCATCAgagccggggggcagcgggggcaaAGCTGAGCCAGCCCCACAGGGGTCGGGGCAGCCGTGCTGGGGTTTAGACACTGCTGGGAGGACGAGCTCACCTTGAAGATGACTCGGATGTTTTCCCCAAGAGGATCAACATTCTGGAAGGAGAGCTTCAAGGGGACGGCGTTGGAGTTGAAATAGGAGCAGTCCTGCCatggggaggaaggggcagTCCATCAGGGTGAGCTGGCTGCGGGCAGAGGAGTCCCCCCGACACCCCCAGCTCC
Encoded proteins:
- the PPP1R15B gene encoding protein phosphatase 1 regulatory subunit 15B, whose product is MEPSGRDRAGPGLGRAWLGLAAAWPKLAGPSAAPAGGSPQASPPFSWLRLMSQLLSPLPALLQRLLPGPTLSSALCPASGQPPKGPLLLLPEPAASLDWPEETLPWAEEPLEKGREREKEAPPGLWGAGLVRSSLVSFPGPRVDLYVLGPEQGQAGCSGKSHLPQPLRAEVPAAAWRGCPARAALPEAEFLRSKRLAFLQRWHLAVPDPDHGYHSLEEEQQHKGACQEEVGGQREQRCHAGELKRPEEPSDAGRQPGGGRLEQEGLRGSAEEAAPVGEASAEEDEEDSEIEPNLPVSARPACANKLIDYIMGGVSSGEDSADDEEDWDDDDDDGFDSEGLPSDSEAGSQDGERLHLWNSFYSLDPYNPQNFTATIQTSSSEPGKDMSDVEEVEEEEEEDSSWAEESSGSPRPSSEEEDEWDCSSVDEAENLKLWNSFCTSDDPYNPLNFKAAFQTAEKKGTPGLKGAERPTLVTSERSHLTVCRVQLEKRNCGVTVQHGILSGGKCRNTKRKKVTFLEKVTEYYVSSEEDRKGPWEEIARDGCRFQKRIQETEEAIGYCFTTEHRQRVFNRLQETYYKRVDLF